From a region of the Triticum aestivum cultivar Chinese Spring chromosome 7D, IWGSC CS RefSeq v2.1, whole genome shotgun sequence genome:
- the LOC123165055 gene encoding cytochrome P450 77A3, giving the protein MDVNDVLLLASAVVLGLVWWRRCSKTGGVDGLPPGPPGWPVVGNLFQVILQRRPFMYVVRDLREKYGPIFTMRMGQRTLVIVTDADLIHDALVKQGPMFASRPADSPIRLLFSVGKCTVNSAPYGPLWRALRRNFVAEIVSPQRVKGFSWIREWAMGNHLRRIRAEHAKTGAVRMMASCRLTICSILICICFGAKIPDELIVEIEEVLKDVMMISLPKLPDFLPLLTPLFRRELAEAKNLRRRQLNCLLPLVRARREFLRTGGNACKAAGEGNRVIGGVEMMSPPGEAYVDSLFDLEPPGRGKRLGEEELVTLCSEVMSAGTDTSATALEWVMMHLILDPAAQERVYDEVVAKAGKTARITEADVEALPYLQAVVKETFRRHPPSHFVLSHAATRDAELGGYRVPANASVEFYTAWVTENPETWPDPDAWRPERFLEGGEGHDTDITGTRALRMMPFGAGRRICPAATLGVLHIQLTLANMIRELRWTPPAGEGPPDPTETFAFTVVMKNSLRAGIVERNQPPPVAAN; this is encoded by the exons ATGGACGTCAACGACGTGCTGCTGCTGGCGTCGGCGGTGGTGCTGGGGCTGGTGTGGTGGCGGCGCTGCTCCAAGACGGGCGGCGTGGACGGCCTCCCCCCGGGCCCGCCGGGGTGGCCGGTGGTGGGCAACCTCTTCCAGGTGATCCTGCAGCGCCGCCCCTTCATGTACGTCGTCCGCGACCTCCGGGAGAAGTACGGGCCCATCTTCACCATGCGCATGGGCCAGCGCACCCTCGTCATCGTCACCGACGCCGACCTCATCCACGACGCGCTCGTCAAGCAGGGCCCCATGTTCGCCAGCCGCCCGGCCGACAGCCCCATCCGCCTCCTCTTCAGCGTCGGCAAGTGCACCGTCAACTCCGCCCCCTACGGCCCGCTCTGGCGCGCGCTCCGCCGGAACTTCGTCGCCGAGATCGTGTCGCCGCAGCGGGTCAAGGGCTTCTCGTGGATCCGGGAGTGGGCCATGGGCAACCACCTCCGGCGGATACGCGCGGAGCACGCCAAGACCGGCGCCGTCCGCATGATGGCCAGCTGCCGCCTCACCATCTGCAGCATCCTCATCTGCATCTGCTTCGGCGCCAAGATCCCCGACGAGCTCATCGTGGAGATCGAGGAGGTGCTCAAGGATGTGATGATGATCTCGCTGCCCAAGCTCCCGGACTTCCTGCCGCTCCTCACGCCGCTCTTCCGGAGGGAGCTCGCCGAGGCCAAGAACCTGCGCCGGCGGCAGCTCAACTGCCTGCTGCCGCTGGTGCGCGCGCGGCGGGAGTTCCTCCGGACCGGCGGCAACGCGTGCAAGGCGGCCGGGGAGGGGAACAGGGTGATCGGCGGCGTGGAGATGATGAGCCCGCCCGGGGAGGCGTACGTGGACTCGCTGTTCGACCTGGAGCCGCCGGGCAGAGGGAAGCGGCTCGGCGAGGAGGAGCTGGTCACGCTCTGCTCCGAGGTGATGAGCGCCGGCACCGACACCAGCGCCACCGCGCTGGAGTGGGTCATGATGCACCTCATCCTTGACCCGGCGGCGCAGGAGAGGGTCTACGACGAGGTCGTCGCCAAGGCCGGCAAGACCGCCCGGATCACCGAGGCCGACGTCGAGGCCTTGCCTTACTTGCAG GCGGTGGTGAAGGAGACGTTCCGGCGGCACCCGCCGAGCCACTTCGTCCTCTCGCACGCGGCGACGCGGGACGCGGAGCTGGGCGGGTACCGGGTGCCGGCGAACGCCAGCGTGGAGTTCTACACGGCGTGGGTGACGGAGAACCCGGAGACGTGGCCGGACCCGGACGCGTGGCGGCCGGAGCGGTTCCTCGAGGGCGGCGAGGGCCACGACACCGACATCACCGGCACGCGCGCGCTCCGCATGATGCCCTTCGGCGCCGGCCGCCGCATCTGCCCCGCCGCCACGCTCGGCGTGCTCCACATCCAGCTCACGCTCGCCAACATGATCCGCGAGCTCCGGTGGACTCCCCCCGCCGGCGAGGGGCCGCCAGACCCCACCGAGACCTTCGCCTTCACCGTCGTCATGAAGAACTCGCTCCGGGCCGGCATCGTCGAGCGCAACCAGCCGCCGCCGGTGGCCGCGAATTGA